A section of the Paenibacillus aurantius genome encodes:
- a CDS encoding glycoside hydrolase family 88 protein: MMEQLGDRCPHLAGEDGVYQDIRTDNWVSGFWAGILWLLYDRTGDEKYKGAAWRWDEEIESWMTRDHDLIHDVGFQFLNTAVMKHMMTGDSEAKRRAVSMANFLCGRFNLAGRFIRAWKWNGDEGWAIIDCTMNLSLLFWASDATGDPRYKHIARAHADTVLEHFVREDGSVRHIVQFDPETGAFDRAIGGQGFGPNSSWSRGQAWGLYGLANVYRFTGDDRYLQASKRIAHYFLANLPEDGVPYWDFRLPSHEQEPRDTSAAAIAASGLLELAELVPAEEAGLYRSGAERMLRALTDRYATWNHPEHEAILTGGTANKPAGWGIDVSLIYGDYFYAEAVAKLCGWARKVY; encoded by the coding sequence ATGATGGAGCAGCTGGGGGACCGGTGTCCGCACTTGGCAGGCGAAGACGGCGTTTATCAGGACATTCGGACCGACAACTGGGTGTCGGGCTTCTGGGCCGGCATCCTGTGGCTGCTGTATGACCGAACGGGTGATGAAAAATACAAGGGAGCGGCCTGGCGATGGGACGAGGAAATCGAAAGCTGGATGACCCGCGACCACGATCTTATTCATGATGTAGGCTTTCAATTCCTGAACACAGCGGTCATGAAACATATGATGACCGGAGATTCGGAAGCGAAACGCCGTGCCGTTTCGATGGCGAATTTTCTGTGCGGCCGGTTCAACCTGGCCGGCCGGTTCATCCGTGCCTGGAAGTGGAACGGAGATGAAGGCTGGGCCATCATCGACTGCACCATGAACTTATCCCTTCTGTTCTGGGCGTCGGACGCCACCGGAGATCCGCGCTACAAGCATATCGCAAGGGCGCATGCAGACACGGTGCTTGAGCATTTCGTCCGAGAGGACGGCTCCGTAAGACACATCGTTCAGTTTGACCCGGAGACGGGGGCGTTCGACCGGGCGATCGGCGGCCAGGGCTTCGGTCCGAATTCGTCCTGGAGCCGGGGCCAGGCCTGGGGGCTGTACGGGCTGGCTAATGTCTACCGGTTTACGGGGGACGACCGGTACTTGCAGGCGTCCAAGCGAATCGCCCATTACTTCCTGGCCAATCTTCCGGAGGATGGGGTACCCTACTGGGATTTCCGGCTTCCTTCCCATGAGCAGGAACCTCGCGATACATCGGCCGCGGCCATAGCCGCTTCCGGTCTGCTTGAGCTGGCGGAGCTCGTGCCGGCGGAGGAGGCCGGGCTGTACCGGAGCGGAGCGGAACGCATGCTTCGGGCGTTGACCGATCGGTATGCCACTTGGAATCATCCGGAGCACGAAGCGATTCTGACCGGCGGCACCGCCAACAAGCCGGCCGGCTGGGGCATCGACGTTTCTCTGATTTACGGCGATTATTTCTATGCCGAAGCCGTAGCTAAGCTCTGCGGCTGGGCGCGCAAAGTTTATTAG
- a CDS encoding SGNH/GDSL hydrolase family protein, which produces MEECRHRSQLYSLKRAIERKQLTIGFIGGSITDARPRHNWPEPVIAWFAECYPDVRLFVENAAIGATGSELGVFRAERDLIRRDCDLVFVEFAVNDQDMKPDARMRSREGLLRKLLADGKRDIVLTYTYSQAMYADMQEGRVPPSIADFEKLADHYRLGSVWMGLHAWNEVCKGRMSWEEWLPDGLHPTHRGSLSYAQSVIAFLERELEGAHASLGDEPQQPLLPEAYHPANWASAYALDFAQVELEGPWTIRRWPHLVWMDQVLHTSAVGARLAFSFQGRGLLLGFDFGKASAEFRYRLDGGPWELSERERPDWCGDQGWYRVSPIADDLPPGGHRFELEVIHGNRPDCRGTHLALALIGVIE; this is translated from the coding sequence ATGGAAGAATGCAGGCATCGTTCGCAGCTGTATTCGCTTAAGCGGGCAATCGAACGAAAACAGCTAACGATCGGCTTCATCGGTGGCTCCATTACGGATGCCCGGCCGCGTCACAATTGGCCGGAGCCGGTCATTGCCTGGTTTGCGGAATGTTATCCGGATGTCCGGTTGTTCGTGGAGAACGCGGCCATCGGAGCGACAGGCAGTGAGCTGGGCGTTTTCCGGGCGGAAAGGGACTTGATCCGGCGGGACTGTGATCTGGTCTTCGTGGAATTCGCGGTGAACGACCAGGACATGAAGCCGGACGCGCGCATGCGGTCCCGGGAAGGCTTGCTGCGCAAGCTGCTCGCAGACGGGAAGCGGGACATCGTCCTGACGTACACGTATTCGCAGGCCATGTATGCCGATATGCAGGAAGGAAGAGTTCCGCCCTCCATAGCGGACTTCGAGAAGCTGGCCGATCATTACCGGCTGGGCTCCGTTTGGATGGGGCTTCACGCCTGGAATGAGGTCTGCAAAGGCCGGATGAGCTGGGAGGAGTGGCTTCCCGACGGCCTGCATCCGACGCATCGGGGCAGTCTAAGCTACGCTCAAAGTGTCATAGCCTTTCTCGAGCGGGAGTTGGAGGGGGCGCACGCTTCTCTCGGCGACGAGCCCCAGCAGCCCTTGCTGCCGGAAGCTTACCATCCGGCTAACTGGGCATCCGCTTATGCGCTTGATTTCGCGCAGGTCGAGCTGGAGGGTCCCTGGACAATCCGGCGGTGGCCGCATCTTGTCTGGATGGATCAGGTGCTGCATACGTCGGCTGTTGGAGCTAGGCTGGCCTTCTCCTTTCAGGGACGGGGGCTACTGCTCGGCTTCGATTTCGGAAAAGCGTCGGCGGAGTTCCGTTACCGGCTGGACGGCGGACCGTGGGAGTTATCCGAAAGAGAGCGTCCGGATTGGTGCGGCGACCAGGGTTGGTACCGGGTGAGTCCGATAGCGGACGACCTCCCGCCCGGCGGACATCGGTTCGAGCTCGAGGTGATTCACGGAAACAGGCCGGATTGCCGGGGGACGCACCTGGCGCTGGCCTTAATAGGAGTAATTGAATAA
- a CDS encoding glycoside hydrolase family 130 protein — translation MQPNFRYSTKPAIEPQAGCDWASKMVLNPAIVKDPDSDRLHMLFRATGPWPQKRLEGRHDPFPIFLGYAHSDDRGETWTPDFTRPALAPALNLEKEDIYITDVQGNRVRDYSNGCIEDPRIFPVEGELYVSVACRMFPPGPYWLADQEPPVITKYEYVPDWVQDGDDPFTVTARTNDTVTVLYKLDLEKLKEGHYEEAFTYVCPLNEGHVSDNRDVFLFPEKMLIDGKLQYVMLHRPMNPVPFPGGDQVMVPSIYIAAAERMEDFASPKAVHKLLATGIFDWEANRVGASWPPLRVSDKQWLVSYHGKKDVHFGYTQSFMIVEERENDFPEVVHRCPDRLMYAKQEWEMPSDYPTPCLFTTAGIVVGGELIMAYGAADQKVGISWVSFDDLVQHVRKFNAEGVAG, via the coding sequence ATGCAACCGAATTTTCGTTATTCAACTAAACCGGCCATCGAGCCGCAAGCCGGCTGCGACTGGGCGAGCAAAATGGTGCTCAATCCAGCGATTGTGAAGGATCCGGACTCGGATCGCCTGCACATGCTGTTCCGGGCCACGGGTCCGTGGCCGCAGAAGCGGCTGGAAGGCCGTCACGACCCGTTCCCCATTTTTCTCGGCTATGCTCACAGCGACGACCGGGGGGAAACCTGGACACCGGATTTTACCCGCCCGGCTCTGGCCCCGGCTCTGAATTTAGAGAAGGAGGATATTTACATTACCGATGTGCAGGGCAACCGGGTGAGGGACTATTCCAACGGCTGCATCGAAGATCCGAGGATTTTTCCGGTGGAGGGAGAGCTGTACGTCAGCGTAGCCTGCCGGATGTTCCCGCCGGGACCTTACTGGCTCGCCGATCAGGAACCGCCCGTCATCACCAAATATGAATATGTGCCGGACTGGGTGCAGGATGGAGATGATCCGTTTACGGTAACGGCCCGCACCAACGACACGGTCACCGTTCTTTATAAGCTGGACCTCGAGAAGCTGAAGGAAGGCCATTACGAAGAAGCGTTCACCTACGTATGCCCGTTGAACGAAGGCCATGTCAGCGACAACCGGGATGTGTTCCTGTTTCCCGAGAAGATGCTTATTGACGGCAAGCTGCAGTATGTGATGCTGCACCGCCCGATGAATCCGGTCCCATTCCCGGGCGGAGACCAGGTGATGGTGCCTTCCATCTATATCGCCGCCGCCGAGCGGATGGAGGACTTCGCGTCTCCTAAGGCTGTACATAAGCTTCTGGCAACCGGAATATTCGATTGGGAAGCCAATCGGGTCGGGGCCAGCTGGCCGCCGCTCCGCGTGTCGGATAAGCAGTGGCTGGTCTCCTATCACGGCAAAAAGGATGTTCATTTCGGCTATACCCAATCCTTTATGATCGTCGAAGAACGGGAAAACGATTTTCCGGAGGTCGTTCACCGCTGCCCGGACCGGCTTATGTATGCCAAGCAGGAATGGGAAATGCCGTCGGATTACCCGACCCCATGCCTGTTTACTACCGCGGGAATCGTTGTCGGCGGCGAGTTGATTATGGCTTACGGAGCGGCGGACCAGAAGGTCGGCATCTCCTGGGTATCGTTTGACGATCTGGTTCAGCACGTGCGTAAGTTTAATGCCGAGGGAGTCGCGGGATAA